A stretch of the Perca fluviatilis chromosome 17, GENO_Pfluv_1.0, whole genome shotgun sequence genome encodes the following:
- the LOC120545581 gene encoding cilia- and flagella-associated protein 44 isoform X3: MASTFTGLKLQGLMGHFGKTAATDVEGYVELPDGKVVSGTDWGNLLLWDGNAIKVEMCRKGGQKCHAGMVQPFALEDGQLMTIGSDGAVRGWDFESIDSADSNSDGSRFELEPMNEMVVGHNVCLSSLVKSSLPESCVWFAQDSNGAIWKLDLSFTYTTPDPECLFTFHAGPIQAMDASRKSHLMATAALDRSVRVFDFLAKKELTTTRFNQGGTALGWAPPVVNQSGSLLVTGFEDGVVRLLELYDPQRLHMVSGRSPKGDAMLRLNQAFKPHNAPVTAVAYERNGEILATGSSDSTVFFFTVGEKYNPIGFVSVPGPVQALEWSPHSHSENRLLILCQSGHVVEVQSPDPEAERPTNTFQLPDLSSRSFRFRSIKSQIKREAEIARRQAAKEKKKKEREERLKQSKNPDIEPEEEEEEEEEELPSIYIPESPSPLYCGFYSQPGQFWLSMGGYDSGFLYHCKFSEKQDQDPDQRQDEPFDFLPVHSTDNDPIRSIAFSSNRQLLLCGMHSGSIRVFPLQPADHSLTSMQAYWALSVHDNQYGPLRHIRCSHDDLFVLTVGDDGNIFSFSLLPPEELQKGLQRTRARVPSPRVGLENEALAQDIEDPAAYSIETAKQKLENDRLRREAELKIVAKQKKLAELQKKFKQLLTVNQSLPEQVRLKPVELQLDQRFREQAERVKAQRVREVRKQMAWEEERSSIALRKLQDWFKDSLEANVVTVVAIRSDHRVSTYRLPALARPSTGLRHHRPGWPDEDEAAAPEHRKSRAEPVKDSSVLEEEEVLRPPPARPAGIKLADRQVERLRKAAEKAEQARAKIEKRKKEWAQLYAEKPDENCEDPQDVQAIREAKENIGDLKLKSAKDFTVPKHLRVNAERKRAQLIGLEENTREKQTEMNRRIVILRDSKVRLVSQLHAQAQQVQKVQQRLAAIHHRPKPTLPTILPEETPEKRLGYSHATLERYRHLREQRLKNMEQEEQEGATSLLEQLEKEMEGEDGKEEEEEEEEERGEEGTPGLSASYLTREEKEKEEAKLSKLEKELQREEEIRLLHEQDSLLEQMESCVCQFDAELLLLRHQKLRLDWQLKMADLHQMTLYQELLLLKEFERREDKLQENLSARIKEEKSITSKLEEYNEQLELRRGDIAKLQEREKALIAAFHASLGEENKFEDFLTKVFKKKVKRVKKKEQKEGGEEEENSDEDSDDDDEWDDDDDYDSTEEGGAALDNNVCPPGCEPELFENTVQLRERRLDLEELLAEERKSAEALKRECDTLVKKEKLVKSSRKAAEDDLELVNREKQQKMNELDVVVPIRLHQIEFIANGSVPCDLSPVLVLDMKELNRLRERIRQLQAEKSHQRDLYIQARQQHVRLIHDRKDMVAQIQVLEKVCNEQMRMKFGRPVNLEALQTLSGNRTMEELKQEKLVREAAYAKEIKQWDAKVEEARQALMEVTRCNTERLRHMTNLFDQKKELEHKLNSRQKKMGKQFQDYRRRADQEEIQRLQGLVKIQAQQAEALRREIGLLSRKGVHVLPPNQAPKPLLAPMPTPTCHTHTRRQGPRRPSKPLKAHNSASKQGAN, encoded by the exons ATGGCCAGCACATTCACAGGTCTTAAATTGCAAGGGCTgatgggacattttgggaaaactgCAGCGACTGATGTTGAGGGCTATGTGGAACTTCCTGATGGAAAG GTGGTGTCCGGCACAGACTGGGGCAACTTGCTGCTGTGGGACGGGAATGCCATCAAGGTGGAGATGTGCCGTAAGGGGGGGCAAAAGTGCCACGCTGGGATGGTCCAGCCGTTTGCCCTGGAGGATGGACAGCTGATGACGATTGGCTCTGATGGTGCGGTCCGG ggctgggACTTTGAGAGCATCGACAGCGCCGACAGTAACAGCGACGGCAGCAGGTTTGAGCTGGAGCCCATGAATGAGATGGTGGTCGGACACAACGTCTGCCTCTCGTCTCTGGTGAAGAGCTCCCTGCCCGAGTCCTGCGTCTGGTTTGCTCAG GATTCCAACGGAGCCATCTGGAAACTGGATCTCTCATTCACCTACACG acTCCTGATCCAGAGTGCCTGTTTACCTTCCACGCCGGGCCGATCCAGGCCATGGACGCGTCCAGGAAATCTCACCTGATGGCCACGGCCGCTCTAGACC GTTCAGTCAGAGTTTTTGACTTCCTGGCAAAAAAAGAGCTGACCACCACTCGCTTCAATCAGGGTGGAACTGCTCTCGGCTGGGCTCCACCTGTG GTGAACCAGAGTGGTAGTTTACTGGTGACGGGCTTCGAGGACGGGGTGGTCCGGTTGCTGGAGCTGTACGACCCTCAGAGGCTGCACATGGTCAGCGGGCGCAGCCCCAAAGGAGACGCCATGCTACGCCTCAATCAGGCCTTCAAACCCCATAATGCCCCTGTAACTGCTGTTGCGTATGAGCGAAATGGAGAGATCTTAGCCACGGGG AGCTCCGACAGCACTGTGTTCTTCTTCACCGTCGGGGAAAAATACAACCCCATCGGCTTCGTCAGCGTTCCCGGGCCGGTGCAGGCGCTGGAGTGGTCACCTCATTCCCAC AGTGAAAACAGGCTGCTCATCCTGTGTCAGAGCGGTCACGTGGTCGAAGTGCAGAGCCCTGATCCAGAGGCTGAGAGGCCGACCAATACCTTCCAGCTGCCGGACCTGTCCAGCAGATCTTTCAGGTTCAGGAGCATCAAATCACAAATCAAG agAGAGGCGGAAATCGCAAGACGTCAAGCCgcaaaggagaagaagaagaaagaaagagaagagaggttGAAACAATCAAAGAATCCGGACATAGAgccagaggaagaagaagaggaggaagaggaagagttGCCCTCTATCTACATCCCCGAGTCTCCCAGTCCTCTCTACTGTGGCTTCTACTCACAGCCTGGCCAATTCTGGCTCTCCAtg GGTGGCTATGACTCAGGTTTCCTGTACCACTGTAAGTTCTCTGAGAAGCAGGACCAGGATCCGGACCAGCGGCAGGATGAgccctttgacttcctgcctgTCCACAGCACAGACAACGACCCCATTCGCTCCATCGCCTTCAG CTCCAACAGGCAGCTGCTGCTCTGCGGCATGCACTCCGGCTCCATCAGGGTTTTCCCTCTGCAGCCCGCTGACCACAGCCTCACCTCCATGCAGGCCTACTGGGCTCTCAGTGTCCACGACAACCAGTACGGACCCCTGCGGCACATCCGCTGTAGCCATGACGACCTTTTTGTGCTGACGGTGGGAGATGACGGGAACATCTTCTCCTTCAGCCTGCTTCCtccagaggagctgcagaaaggccTGCAGAGAACGAGGGCCAGGGTTCCTTCACCCAGG GTGGGTCTTGAGAATGAGGCGTTGGCCCAGGACATTGAGGACCCAGCAGCCTACAG CATTGAGACTGCTAAGCAGAAGCTGGAGAATGACCGTCTGCGTCGAGAGGCCGAGCTGAAGATTGTGGCGAAGCAGAAGAAGCTGGCTGAGCTCCAAAAGAAGTTTAAACAGCTGCTGACTGTCAACCAGAGTCTGCCGGAGCAAGTTCGCCTGAAACCTGtg gagctGCAGCTGGATCAGCGTTTCAGGGAGCAGGCCGAGAGGGTGAAGGCCCAGCGGGTGAGGGAGGTCAGAAAGCAGATGGCCTGGGAGGAGGAGCGCAGCAGCATAGCACTCCGCAAACTACAGGACTG GTTCAAGGACTCTCTGGAGGCCAACGTGGTCACTGTGGTCGCTATCCGCAGCGACCACAGAGTGTCCACCTACCGTCTGCCGGCGCTCGCCAGACCTTCAACCGGTCTCAGACATCACAGACCCGGCTGGCCTGACGAAGACGAAGCTGCTGCACCAGAACACAGAAAATCCAGAGCCGAGCCTGTAAAAGACAGCAGCGTATTAGAAG AAGAGGAGGTGCTGCGCCCCCCGCCGGCTCGTCCAGCGGGGATAAAGCTGGCGGATCGGCAGGTCGAGAGGCTCCGAAAGGCTGCAGAGAAAGCTGAACAAGCTCGAGCCAAGatagagaagaggaagaaggaatgGGCCCAACT TTACGCAGAGAAGCCAGACGAGAACTGCGAGGATCCGCAGGATGTGCAGGCCATCCGCGAAGCCAAAGAGAACATTGGAGACTTAAAACTAAAGTCAGCCAAAGACTTCACGGTGCCGAAACACCTGAGGGTGAACGCTGAGAGGAAGAGAGCGCAGCTGATAGGCCTGGAGGAAAAT ACGCGTGAGAAGCAGACTGAGATGAATAGACGGATCGTAATCTTGCGGGACTCCAAGGTTCGCCTGGTGTCTCAGTTGCACGCTCAGGCTCAGCAGGTCCAGAAGGTCCAGCAGCGTTTGGCGGCCATTCATCACCGCCCTAAACCCACCCTGCCCACCATACTGCCCGAGGAAACCCCAGAGAAGAGGCTGGGGTACAGCCACGCTACCCTGGAGCGATATCGGCATCTGAGGGAACAAAG gcTCAAGAACATGGAGCAAGAGGAGCAGGAGGGAGCCACAAGTTTATTGGAGCAGCTGGAGAAAGAGATGGAAGGAGAGGACgggaaagaggaagaagaagaagaagaagaggagagaggagaggaagggactCCAGGTCTgtcagcttcatatttaaccagagaagaaaaagaaaaggaagaagcaAAACTGAGCAAGCTGGAGAAGGAGCtccagagggaggaggagatcaGACTGCTGCACGAGCAGGACTCTCTGCTGGAGCAG ATGGAgagttgtgtgtgtcagtttgacgccgagctgctgctgctgcgtcaCCAGAAGCTGCGTCTGGACTGGCAGCTGAAGATGGCCGACCTCCACCAGATGACGCTCTACCAGGAGCTGCTGCTCCTCAAGGAGTTCGAGAGGAGGGAGGACAAGCTGCAGGAGAATCTCAGCGCACGCATCAAGGAGGAGAAAAGCATCACG TCTAAGCTGGAGGAGTATAATGAACAACTGGAACTGAGGCGGGGAGACATCGCCAAgctgcaggagagagagaaggctcTGATCGCCGCCTTCCACGCTTCGCTGGGCGAAGAAAACAAGTTTGAAGACTTTCTGACCAAAGTCTTCAAGAAGAAGGTCAAACGTGTTAAGAAGAAGGAGCAGAAGGAAGGTGGCG aagaagaggagaacagCGACGAAGACTCTGATGACGACGATGAgtgggatgatgatgatgactatGACAgcacagaggagggaggagctgcTCTGGACAACAATGTTTGCCCTCCAG gCTGTGAGCCAGAGTTGTTTGAGAACACAGTGCAGCTGCGTGAGCGTCGGCTGGACCTGGAGGAACTGCTAGcggaggagaggaagagtgCTGAAGCGCTGAAGAGAGAGTGTGACACCCTCGTCAAGAAG GAGAAGTTGGTGAAGAGCAGTCGGAAGGCAGCAGAGGACGACTTGGAGTTGGTGAACAGGGAGAAACAGCAGAAAATGAATGAGCTGGATGTGGTGGTTCCTATTAGACTGCATcag ATTGAGTTCATCGCTAACGGCTCGGTGCCGTGTGACCTGAGCCCGGTGTTGGTGCTGGACATGAAGGAGCTGAACAGGCTGCGGGAGCGCATCAGGCAGCTGCAGGCGGAGAAGAGCCATCAGAGAGATCTGTACATTCAGGCCCGCCAGCAGCACGTCAGGCTCATCCACGACCGCAAGGACATGGTCGCCCAAATCCAGG TGCTGGAGAAGGTGTGCAACGAGCAGATGAGGATGAAGTTCGGGAGGCCGGTGAATCTGGAGGCTCTGCAGACGCTGTCAGGGAACAGGACCATGGAGGAGCTCAAGCAGGAAAAACTCGTCCGTGAGGCTGCGTACGCCAAGGAAATCAAACAGTGGGAT GCGAAGGTAGAAGAGGCGCGCCAGGCTCTGATGGAGGTGACCAGGTGTAACACAGAGCGTCTCCGCCACATGACGAACCTCTTCGACCAGAAAAAGGAACTGGAGCATAAGCTCAACTCTAGGCAAAAGAAAATG GGCAAACAGTTCCAGGACTACAGGAGACGTGCGGACCAGGAGGAGATCCAGAGGCTCCAGGGGCTGGTGAAAATACAAGCGCAGCAGGCTGAGGCCCTCAGGAGAGAGATTGGCCTCCTGTCCCGTAAAGGAGTCCACGTGCTGCCCCCCAACCAGGCCCCAAAGCCCCTGCTCGCCCCCATGCCCACCCCCACATGTCACACCCACACCAGGAGACAAGGACCACGGCGTCCGTCCAAACCGCTTAAAGCGCACAACTCAGCCAGCAAACAGGGAGCTAAttaa
- the LOC120545581 gene encoding cilia- and flagella-associated protein 44 isoform X1, giving the protein MSEENTICVGEQTESTPTASQENTEGHDGEHSEIQQQAEEGSNKQLSADTYYKYEDIHSRPFITPDSEIPENLLFLSHSFGYDSRRRGNLQLLDDTTLIFIAGNLLVLLDISTKEQRYLRSCSGGGIGSITAHPSKTYFVVAEKGIQPKIIVYEYPSLQPFSVLRGGTERAYSFVDFNRDGSLLASVGSTPDYMLSLWNWRKEEVMLSCKAVSQEVYRVSFSPYNPGQLTSSGSGHIKFWKMASTFTGLKLQGLMGHFGKTAATDVEGYVELPDGKVVSGTDWGNLLLWDGNAIKVEMCRKGGQKCHAGMVQPFALEDGQLMTIGSDGAVRGWDFESIDSADSNSDGSRFELEPMNEMVVGHNVCLSSLVKSSLPESCVWFAQDSNGAIWKLDLSFTYTTPDPECLFTFHAGPIQAMDASRKSHLMATAALDRSVRVFDFLAKKELTTTRFNQGGTALGWAPPVVNQSGSLLVTGFEDGVVRLLELYDPQRLHMVSGRSPKGDAMLRLNQAFKPHNAPVTAVAYERNGEILATGSSDSTVFFFTVGEKYNPIGFVSVPGPVQALEWSPHSHSENRLLILCQSGHVVEVQSPDPEAERPTNTFQLPDLSSRSFRFRSIKSQIKREAEIARRQAAKEKKKKEREERLKQSKNPDIEPEEEEEEEEEELPSIYIPESPSPLYCGFYSQPGQFWLSMGGYDSGFLYHCKFSEKQDQDPDQRQDEPFDFLPVHSTDNDPIRSIAFSSNRQLLLCGMHSGSIRVFPLQPADHSLTSMQAYWALSVHDNQYGPLRHIRCSHDDLFVLTVGDDGNIFSFSLLPPEELQKGLQRTRARVPSPRVGLENEALAQDIEDPAAYSIETAKQKLENDRLRREAELKIVAKQKKLAELQKKFKQLLTVNQSLPEQVRLKPVELQLDQRFREQAERVKAQRVREVRKQMAWEEERSSIALRKLQDWFKDSLEANVVTVVAIRSDHRVSTYRLPALARPSTGLRHHRPGWPDEDEAAAPEHRKSRAEPVKDSSVLEEEEVLRPPPARPAGIKLADRQVERLRKAAEKAEQARAKIEKRKKEWAQLYAEKPDENCEDPQDVQAIREAKENIGDLKLKSAKDFTVPKHLRVNAERKRAQLIGLEENTREKQTEMNRRIVILRDSKVRLVSQLHAQAQQVQKVQQRLAAIHHRPKPTLPTILPEETPEKRLGYSHATLERYRHLREQRLKNMEQEEQEGATSLLEQLEKEMEGEDGKEEEEEEEEERGEEGTPGLSASYLTREEKEKEEAKLSKLEKELQREEEIRLLHEQDSLLEQMESCVCQFDAELLLLRHQKLRLDWQLKMADLHQMTLYQELLLLKEFERREDKLQENLSARIKEEKSITSKLEEYNEQLELRRGDIAKLQEREKALIAAFHASLGEENKFEDFLTKVFKKKVKRVKKKEQKEGGEEEENSDEDSDDDDEWDDDDDYDSTEEGGAALDNNVCPPGCEPELFENTVQLRERRLDLEELLAEERKSAEALKRECDTLVKKEKLVKSSRKAAEDDLELVNREKQQKMNELDVVVPIRLHQIEFIANGSVPCDLSPVLVLDMKELNRLRERIRQLQAEKSHQRDLYIQARQQHVRLIHDRKDMVAQIQVLEKVCNEQMRMKFGRPVNLEALQTLSGNRTMEELKQEKLVREAAYAKEIKQWDAKVEEARQALMEVTRCNTERLRHMTNLFDQKKELEHKLNSRQKKMGKQFQDYRRRADQEEIQRLQGLVKIQAQQAEALRREIGLLSRKGVHVLPPNQAPKPLLAPMPTPTCHTHTRRQGPRRPSKPLKAHNSASKQGAN; this is encoded by the exons ATGTCGGAAGAAAACACTATTTGTGTTGGTGAACAGACTGAGAGCACACCGACAGCTTCACAGGAAAACACCGAAG GACATGATGGTGAACACTCTGAGATACAGCAGCAGGCTGAGGAGGGATCAAACAAGCAGCTCTCTGCAGACACATACTACAAGTATGAGGATATTCACTCCAGACCCTTCATCACACCAGACTCTGAAATCCCAGAGAACCTCCTGTTCCTCTC TCACTCCTTTGGCTACGACAGTAGGCGCAGGGGgaacctgcagctgctggaTGACACAACTCTGATCTTTATAGCAGGTAACCTGCTCGTCCTGCTGGACATTTCCACCAAGGAGCAGAGATACCTCCGCTCCTGCAGCGGAGGAGGAATTGGCTCCATCACG gcaCACCCTAGCAAGACGTACTTTGTTGTAGCAGAGAAGGGAATCCAGCCCAAGATCATAGTATATGAATATCCCTCGTTACAACCGTTCAGCGTCCTCAGAG GCGGTACGGAGCGGGCGTACAGCTTTGTGGATTTTAACCGCGACGGGAGCCTGCTGGCCAGCGTGGGGAGCACACCCGACTACATGCTGTCTCTGTGGAattggaggaaggaggaagtgaTGCTGAGCTGCAAGGCCGTTTCTCAGGAGGTCTACAGAGTCAGCTTCTCCCCGTACAACCCAGGACAGCTCACATCATCAGGATCTGGACACATCAA GTTCTGGAAAATGGCCAGCACATTCACAGGTCTTAAATTGCAAGGGCTgatgggacattttgggaaaactgCAGCGACTGATGTTGAGGGCTATGTGGAACTTCCTGATGGAAAG GTGGTGTCCGGCACAGACTGGGGCAACTTGCTGCTGTGGGACGGGAATGCCATCAAGGTGGAGATGTGCCGTAAGGGGGGGCAAAAGTGCCACGCTGGGATGGTCCAGCCGTTTGCCCTGGAGGATGGACAGCTGATGACGATTGGCTCTGATGGTGCGGTCCGG ggctgggACTTTGAGAGCATCGACAGCGCCGACAGTAACAGCGACGGCAGCAGGTTTGAGCTGGAGCCCATGAATGAGATGGTGGTCGGACACAACGTCTGCCTCTCGTCTCTGGTGAAGAGCTCCCTGCCCGAGTCCTGCGTCTGGTTTGCTCAG GATTCCAACGGAGCCATCTGGAAACTGGATCTCTCATTCACCTACACG acTCCTGATCCAGAGTGCCTGTTTACCTTCCACGCCGGGCCGATCCAGGCCATGGACGCGTCCAGGAAATCTCACCTGATGGCCACGGCCGCTCTAGACC GTTCAGTCAGAGTTTTTGACTTCCTGGCAAAAAAAGAGCTGACCACCACTCGCTTCAATCAGGGTGGAACTGCTCTCGGCTGGGCTCCACCTGTG GTGAACCAGAGTGGTAGTTTACTGGTGACGGGCTTCGAGGACGGGGTGGTCCGGTTGCTGGAGCTGTACGACCCTCAGAGGCTGCACATGGTCAGCGGGCGCAGCCCCAAAGGAGACGCCATGCTACGCCTCAATCAGGCCTTCAAACCCCATAATGCCCCTGTAACTGCTGTTGCGTATGAGCGAAATGGAGAGATCTTAGCCACGGGG AGCTCCGACAGCACTGTGTTCTTCTTCACCGTCGGGGAAAAATACAACCCCATCGGCTTCGTCAGCGTTCCCGGGCCGGTGCAGGCGCTGGAGTGGTCACCTCATTCCCAC AGTGAAAACAGGCTGCTCATCCTGTGTCAGAGCGGTCACGTGGTCGAAGTGCAGAGCCCTGATCCAGAGGCTGAGAGGCCGACCAATACCTTCCAGCTGCCGGACCTGTCCAGCAGATCTTTCAGGTTCAGGAGCATCAAATCACAAATCAAG agAGAGGCGGAAATCGCAAGACGTCAAGCCgcaaaggagaagaagaagaaagaaagagaagagaggttGAAACAATCAAAGAATCCGGACATAGAgccagaggaagaagaagaggaggaagaggaagagttGCCCTCTATCTACATCCCCGAGTCTCCCAGTCCTCTCTACTGTGGCTTCTACTCACAGCCTGGCCAATTCTGGCTCTCCAtg GGTGGCTATGACTCAGGTTTCCTGTACCACTGTAAGTTCTCTGAGAAGCAGGACCAGGATCCGGACCAGCGGCAGGATGAgccctttgacttcctgcctgTCCACAGCACAGACAACGACCCCATTCGCTCCATCGCCTTCAG CTCCAACAGGCAGCTGCTGCTCTGCGGCATGCACTCCGGCTCCATCAGGGTTTTCCCTCTGCAGCCCGCTGACCACAGCCTCACCTCCATGCAGGCCTACTGGGCTCTCAGTGTCCACGACAACCAGTACGGACCCCTGCGGCACATCCGCTGTAGCCATGACGACCTTTTTGTGCTGACGGTGGGAGATGACGGGAACATCTTCTCCTTCAGCCTGCTTCCtccagaggagctgcagaaaggccTGCAGAGAACGAGGGCCAGGGTTCCTTCACCCAGG GTGGGTCTTGAGAATGAGGCGTTGGCCCAGGACATTGAGGACCCAGCAGCCTACAG CATTGAGACTGCTAAGCAGAAGCTGGAGAATGACCGTCTGCGTCGAGAGGCCGAGCTGAAGATTGTGGCGAAGCAGAAGAAGCTGGCTGAGCTCCAAAAGAAGTTTAAACAGCTGCTGACTGTCAACCAGAGTCTGCCGGAGCAAGTTCGCCTGAAACCTGtg gagctGCAGCTGGATCAGCGTTTCAGGGAGCAGGCCGAGAGGGTGAAGGCCCAGCGGGTGAGGGAGGTCAGAAAGCAGATGGCCTGGGAGGAGGAGCGCAGCAGCATAGCACTCCGCAAACTACAGGACTG GTTCAAGGACTCTCTGGAGGCCAACGTGGTCACTGTGGTCGCTATCCGCAGCGACCACAGAGTGTCCACCTACCGTCTGCCGGCGCTCGCCAGACCTTCAACCGGTCTCAGACATCACAGACCCGGCTGGCCTGACGAAGACGAAGCTGCTGCACCAGAACACAGAAAATCCAGAGCCGAGCCTGTAAAAGACAGCAGCGTATTAGAAG AAGAGGAGGTGCTGCGCCCCCCGCCGGCTCGTCCAGCGGGGATAAAGCTGGCGGATCGGCAGGTCGAGAGGCTCCGAAAGGCTGCAGAGAAAGCTGAACAAGCTCGAGCCAAGatagagaagaggaagaaggaatgGGCCCAACT TTACGCAGAGAAGCCAGACGAGAACTGCGAGGATCCGCAGGATGTGCAGGCCATCCGCGAAGCCAAAGAGAACATTGGAGACTTAAAACTAAAGTCAGCCAAAGACTTCACGGTGCCGAAACACCTGAGGGTGAACGCTGAGAGGAAGAGAGCGCAGCTGATAGGCCTGGAGGAAAAT ACGCGTGAGAAGCAGACTGAGATGAATAGACGGATCGTAATCTTGCGGGACTCCAAGGTTCGCCTGGTGTCTCAGTTGCACGCTCAGGCTCAGCAGGTCCAGAAGGTCCAGCAGCGTTTGGCGGCCATTCATCACCGCCCTAAACCCACCCTGCCCACCATACTGCCCGAGGAAACCCCAGAGAAGAGGCTGGGGTACAGCCACGCTACCCTGGAGCGATATCGGCATCTGAGGGAACAAAG gcTCAAGAACATGGAGCAAGAGGAGCAGGAGGGAGCCACAAGTTTATTGGAGCAGCTGGAGAAAGAGATGGAAGGAGAGGACgggaaagaggaagaagaagaagaagaagaggagagaggagaggaagggactCCAGGTCTgtcagcttcatatttaaccagagaagaaaaagaaaaggaagaagcaAAACTGAGCAAGCTGGAGAAGGAGCtccagagggaggaggagatcaGACTGCTGCACGAGCAGGACTCTCTGCTGGAGCAG ATGGAgagttgtgtgtgtcagtttgacgccgagctgctgctgctgcgtcaCCAGAAGCTGCGTCTGGACTGGCAGCTGAAGATGGCCGACCTCCACCAGATGACGCTCTACCAGGAGCTGCTGCTCCTCAAGGAGTTCGAGAGGAGGGAGGACAAGCTGCAGGAGAATCTCAGCGCACGCATCAAGGAGGAGAAAAGCATCACG TCTAAGCTGGAGGAGTATAATGAACAACTGGAACTGAGGCGGGGAGACATCGCCAAgctgcaggagagagagaaggctcTGATCGCCGCCTTCCACGCTTCGCTGGGCGAAGAAAACAAGTTTGAAGACTTTCTGACCAAAGTCTTCAAGAAGAAGGTCAAACGTGTTAAGAAGAAGGAGCAGAAGGAAGGTGGCG aagaagaggagaacagCGACGAAGACTCTGATGACGACGATGAgtgggatgatgatgatgactatGACAgcacagaggagggaggagctgcTCTGGACAACAATGTTTGCCCTCCAG gCTGTGAGCCAGAGTTGTTTGAGAACACAGTGCAGCTGCGTGAGCGTCGGCTGGACCTGGAGGAACTGCTAGcggaggagaggaagagtgCTGAAGCGCTGAAGAGAGAGTGTGACACCCTCGTCAAGAAG GAGAAGTTGGTGAAGAGCAGTCGGAAGGCAGCAGAGGACGACTTGGAGTTGGTGAACAGGGAGAAACAGCAGAAAATGAATGAGCTGGATGTGGTGGTTCCTATTAGACTGCATcag ATTGAGTTCATCGCTAACGGCTCGGTGCCGTGTGACCTGAGCCCGGTGTTGGTGCTGGACATGAAGGAGCTGAACAGGCTGCGGGAGCGCATCAGGCAGCTGCAGGCGGAGAAGAGCCATCAGAGAGATCTGTACATTCAGGCCCGCCAGCAGCACGTCAGGCTCATCCACGACCGCAAGGACATGGTCGCCCAAATCCAGG TGCTGGAGAAGGTGTGCAACGAGCAGATGAGGATGAAGTTCGGGAGGCCGGTGAATCTGGAGGCTCTGCAGACGCTGTCAGGGAACAGGACCATGGAGGAGCTCAAGCAGGAAAAACTCGTCCGTGAGGCTGCGTACGCCAAGGAAATCAAACAGTGGGAT GCGAAGGTAGAAGAGGCGCGCCAGGCTCTGATGGAGGTGACCAGGTGTAACACAGAGCGTCTCCGCCACATGACGAACCTCTTCGACCAGAAAAAGGAACTGGAGCATAAGCTCAACTCTAGGCAAAAGAAAATG GGCAAACAGTTCCAGGACTACAGGAGACGTGCGGACCAGGAGGAGATCCAGAGGCTCCAGGGGCTGGTGAAAATACAAGCGCAGCAGGCTGAGGCCCTCAGGAGAGAGATTGGCCTCCTGTCCCGTAAAGGAGTCCACGTGCTGCCCCCCAACCAGGCCCCAAAGCCCCTGCTCGCCCCCATGCCCACCCCCACATGTCACACCCACACCAGGAGACAAGGACCACGGCGTCCGTCCAAACCGCTTAAAGCGCACAACTCAGCCAGCAAACAGGGAGCTAAttaa